The following are from one region of the Halarcobacter sp. genome:
- the sucC gene encoding ADP-forming succinate--CoA ligase subunit beta gives MNLHEYQAKNLFRKYDIPTTKGKLLTHPSQLDDILRKLGGDRWVIKAQVHAGGRGKAGGVVVVDSKAEANEEVRRLLGSNLVTYQTNKDGQPVNSIYVEQPCDIIDEIYLAFVVDRTTQRIMIITSSEGGVEIEEVAEKTPEKILRNPINPVVGIMPAQCRQICDDLGLDKTLSAQMIDLMQKIYKMFVKNDLSLIEVNPLVVTKQGTILCLDGKVVVDNSALYRQPKINEIRDETQEDAKELKAEKLDLNYVTLDGNIACMVNGAGLAMATMDLIKTHGGEPANFLDVGGSVNEKRVIEAFEIILSDEKVNGILVNIFGGIVRCDIIASGIIEAARKMNLSIPIVVRLEGTNAKEGLELIRQSDVSVYEEADLDKAAQKIIELTQGAN, from the coding sequence ATGAACTTACATGAGTATCAAGCAAAAAATTTATTTAGAAAATATGATATACCAACTACTAAAGGTAAACTGCTAACTCATCCTTCTCAACTTGATGATATATTAAGAAAACTTGGTGGAGACAGATGGGTAATTAAAGCCCAAGTTCACGCTGGAGGAAGAGGAAAAGCTGGAGGAGTTGTAGTAGTTGACTCAAAAGCTGAAGCAAATGAAGAGGTAAGAAGACTTTTAGGAAGTAACTTAGTTACTTACCAAACAAATAAAGATGGACAACCTGTAAACTCTATTTATGTTGAACAACCTTGTGATATTATTGATGAAATCTATTTAGCATTTGTTGTAGATAGAACAACACAAAGAATTATGATAATTACTTCAAGTGAAGGTGGGGTTGAGATTGAAGAGGTTGCAGAAAAAACTCCTGAAAAAATATTAAGAAATCCTATCAATCCAGTTGTTGGAATTATGCCAGCACAATGTAGACAAATCTGTGATGACTTAGGTTTAGATAAAACTCTAAGTGCACAAATGATTGATTTGATGCAAAAAATTTATAAAATGTTTGTAAAAAATGACCTTTCATTAATAGAAGTAAATCCACTTGTTGTTACAAAGCAAGGAACAATTTTATGTCTTGACGGGAAAGTTGTAGTTGATAACTCAGCACTTTACAGACAGCCAAAAATTAATGAAATCAGAGATGAAACTCAAGAAGATGCAAAAGAATTAAAAGCTGAAAAACTAGACTTAAACTATGTTACCCTAGATGGAAACATTGCTTGTATGGTAAATGGTGCCGGTTTAGCTATGGCAACTATGGATTTAATCAAAACACATGGTGGAGAGCCAGCTAACTTCTTAGATGTTGGTGGAAGTGTAAATGAAAAAAGAGTTATTGAAGCCTTTGAAATAATTTTATCAGATGAAAAAGTAAATGGTATTTTAGTAAATATCTTTGGTGGTATTGTAAGATGTGACATCATAGCTTCAGGTATTATTGAAGCAGCTAGAAAGATGAATCTATCTATTCCAATTGTTGTAAGACTTGAAGGTACAAATGCAAAAGAGGGATTAGAATTGATTAGACAATCAGATGTATCTGTTTACGAAGAAGCTGATTTAGATAAAGCAGCGCAAAAAATTATTGAACTTACACAAGGAGCTAACTAA
- the sucD gene encoding succinate--CoA ligase subunit alpha: MAILIDKNTKVLVQGLTGAQASFHTQRAIAYGTNVVSGVVPGKRGQRHLDLPIYNTVECAKRLTGANASIIYVPAPFCKDAIIEASENGIETIVCITEGIPTIDMLDVKAAVDLNGSRLIGPNCPGIITPDQCKMGIMPESIHMAGSVGIVSRSGTLTYEAVNQSTLAGFGQSTCVGIGGDPVPGSDFIDMLKMFEEDEDTKAIVMIGEIGGAKEEAAAEFIKHHVTKPVVSYIAGVTAPKGKRMGHAGAIIDGGKGTAQEKYSALERAGVCTVRTITSIADALKEVHP; the protein is encoded by the coding sequence ATGGCAATTTTAATTGATAAAAATACGAAAGTGTTAGTTCAAGGTTTAACAGGAGCACAAGCAAGTTTCCATACACAAAGAGCTATCGCATATGGAACAAATGTAGTAAGTGGTGTAGTTCCAGGTAAACGAGGTCAAAGACATTTAGATTTACCAATTTACAATACAGTTGAGTGTGCAAAAAGATTAACAGGAGCAAATGCTTCAATTATATATGTTCCAGCTCCATTTTGTAAAGATGCAATTATTGAAGCTAGTGAAAATGGTATTGAAACTATTGTTTGTATAACAGAAGGTATTCCAACTATTGATATGCTTGATGTAAAAGCTGCTGTTGATTTAAATGGTTCAAGACTAATAGGACCAAACTGCCCAGGTATCATAACACCAGACCAATGTAAGATGGGAATTATGCCAGAATCAATTCATATGGCAGGAAGTGTTGGAATTGTATCAAGATCAGGAACATTAACTTATGAAGCTGTAAACCAATCAACTCTTGCAGGATTTGGACAAAGTACTTGTGTAGGAATTGGTGGAGATCCAGTTCCTGGTTCAGACTTTATTGATATGTTAAAAATGTTTGAAGAGGATGAAGATACAAAAGCTATCGTTATGATTGGTGAAATTGGTGGGGCAAAAGAGGAAGCTGCTGCTGAATTTATCAAACATCATGTAACAAAACCTGTTGTTTCTTATATTGCAGGAGTTACTGCACCTAAGGGTAAAAGAATGGGTCACGCAGGAGCAATCATAGATGGGGGAAAAGGAACTGCACAGGAAAAATATTCAGCACTTGAAAGAGCTGGAGTTTGTACAGTTAGAACAATCACTTCAATAGCAGATGCACTAAAAGAGGTACATCCATAA
- a CDS encoding cupin domain-containing protein, whose amino-acid sequence MLEEEFEVGKKIKSLRVAKNMAAKQLASEAGISFGMLSQLEKGSTQGSVETLRKIAKVLDVTLAHLFTNNTEEPQVNTLENIENEKSYVVRKDERKKISFPDPLYTCELLVPDLQGDIELLQVNMEPNRITEDLIPHTKGGEECDYVLEGEIVVTLNNKEFELKKGDSIRFNPEIPHKIENRSSKKASYLSIITPVSF is encoded by the coding sequence GTGTTAGAAGAAGAGTTTGAAGTAGGTAAAAAAATTAAGAGTTTAAGAGTAGCAAAAAATATGGCTGCAAAACAACTTGCAAGTGAAGCAGGAATCTCTTTTGGAATGTTATCTCAACTTGAAAAAGGCTCAACACAAGGTTCAGTTGAAACCCTAAGAAAAATAGCAAAAGTATTAGATGTAACTTTAGCTCATCTATTTACTAACAATACTGAAGAACCTCAAGTTAATACTTTAGAAAATATTGAAAATGAAAAATCTTATGTAGTAAGAAAAGATGAAAGAAAGAAAATATCTTTTCCTGACCCTTTATATACATGTGAACTTTTAGTACCTGACTTACAAGGTGATATAGAATTATTACAAGTAAATATGGAGCCAAATAGAATCACTGAGGATCTAATACCCCATACAAAAGGTGGAGAAGAGTGTGATTATGTTCTTGAAGGTGAGATTGTAGTTACATTAAATAACAAAGAGTTTGAACTTAAAAAAGGGGACTCAATAAGATTTAATCCTGAAATCCCCCACAAGATAGAAAACAGAAGTTCAAAGAAAGCTTCTTATCTTTCTATAATTACTCCTGTTTCTTTTTAG
- a CDS encoding phytanoyl-CoA dioxygenase family protein, with protein sequence MELTKEQLNKFNEDGFLIIKNFAPKDLCDKILEKAKVHLEKKQAPIESEQEYMQLDDEKITVRRLRQVYDREEIFKEWMTNSEIRPMLKQVLNDTPVLTLAHHNSIMTKLPHESTRTFWHQDRRYWNFENDDLVSVWLALDDEFLENGLLEFIPGTHKINFEKSSFDEDSNFVDENEFNQEIIKNRVHQNLEKGDIVLFHCKTLHHASKNATDNAKISFVYTVRALGNKPLKNTRSDFKEVVLEC encoded by the coding sequence ATGGAACTTACAAAAGAACAACTAAACAAATTTAATGAAGATGGATTTTTAATCATAAAAAACTTTGCCCCAAAAGATTTATGCGACAAAATTTTAGAAAAAGCAAAAGTCCATTTAGAAAAAAAACAAGCACCAATTGAGAGTGAACAAGAGTATATGCAGTTAGATGATGAAAAGATAACTGTAAGAAGATTAAGACAAGTTTATGACAGAGAAGAGATTTTCAAAGAGTGGATGACAAACTCTGAAATAAGACCTATGTTAAAACAAGTTTTAAATGATACTCCTGTACTAACTCTAGCTCACCACAACTCAATAATGACTAAACTACCTCACGAAAGTACAAGAACTTTTTGGCATCAAGATAGAAGATATTGGAATTTTGAAAATGATGATTTAGTTTCTGTATGGTTAGCTTTAGATGATGAGTTTTTAGAAAATGGTTTACTGGAGTTTATTCCAGGAACTCATAAAATCAATTTTGAAAAAAGCTCATTTGATGAAGACTCAAACTTTGTAGATGAAAATGAATTTAATCAAGAGATTATAAAAAATAGAGTTCACCAAAATCTAGAAAAAGGTGATATTGTTTTATTTCACTGTAAAACACTTCACCATGCAAGTAAAAATGCCACAGATAATGCAAAAATCTCTTTTGTATACACAGTAAGAGCTTTAGGAAATAAACCTTTAAAAAACACAAGAAGTGACTTCAAGGAAGTTGTACTTGAGTGCTAA
- a CDS encoding helix-hairpin-helix domain-containing protein produces MSANITNLLEEKTSLSKKVIENIINLLDEGCTIPFIARYRKEFTNSATDEELRIFEDVYSYSKKLLQRKNEILELLKEKNFLNEKVEKSLNEATTLQAVEDIYTPFKDKKSSRTSLAIENGLEPLANIIQSMKYEENEVLQKAKNFTNKDVKSVDEAIQGAKDIIAQRYADDFKSKEVLRNLISNWGTIEIKEAKEFKKDGVYSNFVGQNEKIKYIKPHRVLAILRAVNEKELSIKVDIDEKHILENIKKYKIPSWAKSSSSFVFEAYKDGLKRLLLPSLKREAIANLKEKASKEAIELFGKNLKELLLTAPLVNHIILGIDPGYKTGCKVAVIDENGEYLDSNVIYPTKPKEDIKTSSKTILELIKKYNVTSIAIGNGTASRETASFISNLIKENNLNINYAIVSEIGASVYSASKIATQEYPNLDVTIRGAISIASRLRDPMAALVKIDPKSLGIGQYQHDVNQKELSLKLENITIDLVNKVGVDINSASFKLLSFVSGITETLAKNIVEHRKKLGVFTSKKQLLDVKGVGAKAYEQSVGFLRIKKGDSILDNTAIHPEDYDLVKRLEKTCDIKAVEKNQYQTLANTLNTSLIKIEDIVNELQKPGFDIRENFNQVRFASDITKIEDLKEGYTLSGIVRNITDFGAFVDIGLKNDALLHISQISNKRISHPSEVLSINQNLENIKVVSVDLEKQRVGLSLK; encoded by the coding sequence TTGAGTGCTAATATTACAAATTTATTAGAAGAGAAAACATCCCTATCAAAAAAAGTTATTGAAAACATAATCAATCTTCTTGATGAGGGGTGTACAATCCCTTTTATTGCTAGATATAGAAAAGAGTTCACTAATAGTGCAACAGATGAAGAGTTAAGAATTTTTGAAGATGTTTACTCATATTCAAAAAAACTACTTCAAAGAAAAAACGAGATTTTAGAACTTCTAAAAGAGAAAAACTTTTTAAATGAAAAAGTTGAAAAGAGTTTAAATGAAGCTACAACTTTACAAGCTGTAGAAGATATCTATACACCTTTTAAAGATAAAAAATCATCTAGAACATCTCTTGCTATTGAAAATGGTTTAGAGCCACTTGCAAATATAATCCAATCAATGAAATATGAAGAGAATGAAGTTTTACAAAAAGCTAAAAACTTTACAAATAAAGATGTTAAATCTGTTGATGAAGCTATACAAGGAGCAAAAGATATTATTGCTCAAAGATATGCAGATGATTTTAAATCAAAAGAGGTCTTAAGAAACCTTATTTCTAATTGGGGAACAATAGAGATAAAAGAGGCAAAAGAGTTTAAAAAAGATGGAGTTTATAGTAATTTTGTAGGACAAAATGAGAAAATCAAATATATCAAACCCCATAGAGTTTTAGCTATTTTAAGAGCAGTAAATGAAAAAGAGTTATCAATAAAAGTTGATATTGATGAGAAACATATTTTAGAAAATATCAAAAAATATAAAATACCCTCTTGGGCAAAATCATCAAGCTCTTTTGTTTTTGAAGCTTATAAAGATGGCTTAAAAAGATTACTTCTTCCAAGTTTAAAAAGAGAAGCAATAGCTAACCTAAAAGAGAAAGCTTCAAAAGAAGCTATTGAGCTTTTTGGAAAAAACCTAAAAGAGTTACTTCTTACTGCTCCACTTGTTAATCACATAATCTTAGGAATTGACCCAGGTTATAAAACTGGATGTAAAGTTGCAGTTATTGATGAAAATGGTGAGTATTTAGATTCAAATGTTATTTATCCAACTAAACCAAAAGAGGATATAAAAACCTCATCAAAAACTATTTTAGAACTTATAAAAAAGTATAATGTAACTTCAATAGCAATTGGAAATGGTACAGCATCGAGAGAGACTGCAAGTTTTATCTCAAACCTAATAAAAGAAAACAATCTTAATATAAACTATGCAATAGTTAGTGAAATAGGTGCAAGTGTTTATTCTGCTTCAAAAATAGCAACACAAGAGTATCCAAACCTTGATGTTACAATTAGAGGAGCTATTTCTATTGCAAGTAGATTAAGAGACCCAATGGCAGCTCTTGTTAAGATAGATCCAAAATCACTTGGGATTGGTCAATACCAACACGATGTAAACCAAAAAGAGTTAAGTTTGAAGCTTGAAAACATAACAATAGATTTAGTAAATAAAGTTGGAGTTGATATTAACTCTGCTTCTTTTAAACTTCTTTCTTTTGTATCAGGGATTACAGAAACTTTAGCAAAAAATATTGTAGAACATAGAAAAAAATTAGGAGTATTCACTTCTAAAAAACAACTTCTAGATGTAAAAGGTGTTGGAGCAAAAGCTTATGAACAAAGTGTAGGATTCCTTAGAATCAAAAAAGGTGATTCTATTTTAGATAATACAGCTATTCACCCTGAAGATTATGATTTAGTAAAAAGGTTAGAAAAAACTTGTGATATAAAAGCTGTAGAAAAAAACCAATATCAAACCTTAGCAAACACTCTAAACACTTCACTTATAAAGATAGAAGATATTGTAAATGAACTTCAAAAACCAGGTTTTGATATAAGAGAAAACTTCAACCAAGTAAGATTTGCAAGTGATATAACTAAAATAGAGGATTTAAAAGAAGGCTACACTCTTTCAGGAATAGTTAGAAATATAACAGACTTTGGAGCTTTTGTAGATATAGGACTTAAAAATGATGCCCTACTTCATATCTCACAAATCTCTAATAAAAGAATTTCACACCCAAGTGAGGTTTTAAGTATAAATCAAAATCTTGAAAATATAAAAGTTGTAAGTGTTGATTTAGAAAAACAAAGAGTAGGCTTGAGCTTAAAATAA
- a CDS encoding HAMP domain-containing sensor histidine kinase: MSLGNLAISYRCVNSIGNSLNLEEMLKDFIITFVKETDAIKGAFFKKTKDEYEEFICVGKRITSNLDEIKEKLEKEYVVKTKYNDDINILFYKLTRGCFVFFYDKNKDLDFNISVLKSLEKRLNISINSCLNVEKLKKRNEQLKEQKFQLEDLNKNLKDEINAATKANVDKERQIYEQLKMSQMGELIGNIAHQWRQPLNVISTAATGMMIKKEYNILEDTDFEEYTKSIVEQSKYLSNTIDEFRDYIKESHREKEIVIQDRLKMAIKMVESSFAMENIEIKEGVIESGKLHFRLVLGDLLQVLISIFNNAKDILVQNVEKNRWVKYELRKKEYTVLISIEDNGGGIKEEIKDKIFNPYFTTKHQSQGTGIGLYSAYDIVVNRLSGLLYVENTKEGAKFCIELPLNVNYVI; encoded by the coding sequence ATGTCTTTAGGTAATTTGGCAATCTCGTATAGGTGTGTAAACTCTATTGGAAATAGTTTAAATCTTGAGGAGATGCTTAAAGATTTTATTATCACTTTTGTAAAAGAAACTGATGCTATAAAAGGTGCATTTTTTAAAAAAACAAAAGATGAATATGAAGAGTTTATATGTGTTGGTAAAAGAATAACTTCAAACCTAGATGAGATAAAAGAGAAGTTAGAAAAAGAGTATGTTGTAAAAACCAAATACAATGATGATATTAATATACTATTTTACAAACTAACAAGAGGTTGTTTTGTTTTTTTCTATGATAAAAATAAAGATTTGGATTTTAATATTTCAGTTTTAAAAAGCTTAGAAAAAAGACTGAATATTAGTATAAACTCTTGTTTAAATGTTGAAAAGTTAAAAAAAAGAAATGAACAATTAAAAGAGCAAAAATTTCAACTAGAAGATTTAAATAAAAATCTAAAAGATGAAATAAATGCTGCAACAAAAGCAAATGTAGATAAAGAAAGACAAATCTATGAGCAACTAAAAATGTCTCAAATGGGTGAACTTATAGGAAATATTGCCCATCAATGGAGACAGCCTCTAAATGTAATCTCAACAGCAGCAACTGGTATGATGATAAAAAAAGAATACAATATCTTAGAAGATACTGATTTTGAAGAATATACAAAAAGTATAGTTGAGCAATCAAAATATCTATCAAATACAATAGATGAGTTTAGAGATTATATAAAAGAGAGTCATAGAGAAAAAGAGATTGTTATTCAAGATAGACTTAAAATGGCAATAAAAATGGTTGAGTCATCTTTTGCAATGGAAAACATTGAGATAAAAGAGGGAGTAATAGAGAGTGGAAAACTTCACTTTAGACTTGTATTAGGAGATTTATTACAAGTATTAATCTCTATATTTAATAATGCCAAAGATATATTAGTACAAAATGTAGAAAAAAATCGATGGGTTAAATATGAACTTCGAAAAAAAGAGTACACAGTTTTAATCTCAATAGAAGATAATGGTGGAGGAATAAAAGAGGAGATAAAAGATAAAATCTTTAATCCATACTTCACAACAAAACACCAAAGCCAAGGAACAGGAATAGGGCTTTATTCTGCATATGATATTGTAGTTAATAGATTAAGTGGTTTATTATATGTAGAGAATACAAAAGAGGGTGCAAAGTTTTGTATTGAGCTTCCTCTAAATGTAAACTATGTGATTTAA
- a CDS encoding FIST C-terminal domain-containing protein codes for MYVKIAFYNSKEEFLRHSYDVKKKLVIFTTNKTNIQVEDLKDLKVDFYGAIFPKIIYKNKLYDEGIIVLQIKPSIKLEFIENMKNHTLCEENFSNTQSIISILDGYSKQTVSFLEKIYEYINVDTNIFGGGAGSLESRDTYSFFNKNGYFNNAALLIYLDKKIDIGVSQGWDVLDGPFIVTKSENRKIQELDYRSAFEVYKECLEKENDIKITKDNFMLYLKKYPIGVIKHNNDFIIRDPISISEKGELELATLIEENSIINVLKGKKEALINAAYLASKEATKSESEFLMVFDCVSRLGFLDEVYDKQIDVILEKTSTKYILGVISVGEIANKGKSYINFLNKSCVMGGLCL; via the coding sequence ATGTATGTAAAAATAGCTTTTTATAATTCTAAAGAAGAATTTTTAAGACATAGTTATGATGTGAAAAAGAAGTTAGTTATTTTTACAACAAATAAAACAAATATTCAAGTTGAAGATTTAAAAGATTTAAAAGTAGATTTTTATGGAGCTATTTTTCCAAAGATAATTTATAAAAATAAACTTTATGATGAGGGAATTATAGTTTTACAGATAAAACCTTCTATAAAACTTGAGTTTATTGAAAATATGAAAAACCACACACTCTGCGAAGAAAACTTTTCTAATACTCAGTCCATAATCTCAATTCTTGATGGTTATTCGAAACAAACAGTAAGTTTTTTAGAGAAAATATATGAATATATAAATGTAGATACAAATATATTTGGTGGTGGAGCTGGAAGTTTAGAATCAAGGGATACTTACTCATTTTTTAATAAAAATGGCTATTTTAATAATGCCGCATTACTTATATATTTAGATAAAAAGATTGATATAGGTGTAAGTCAAGGTTGGGATGTTTTAGATGGTCCCTTCATTGTAACAAAAAGTGAAAATAGAAAGATTCAAGAGTTAGACTATAGAAGCGCATTTGAAGTTTATAAAGAGTGCTTAGAAAAAGAAAACGATATAAAAATCACAAAAGATAATTTTATGTTGTATCTTAAAAAGTATCCAATTGGTGTTATAAAACATAATAATGATTTTATAATCAGAGATCCAATATCTATAAGTGAAAAGGGTGAGTTAGAATTAGCTACCTTAATAGAAGAAAATAGTATAATAAATGTTTTAAAAGGGAAAAAAGAAGCTTTGATAAATGCTGCATATTTAGCAAGTAAAGAAGCTACAAAAAGTGAGAGTGAATTTTTAATGGTATTTGACTGTGTTTCTAGATTAGGATTTCTAGATGAAGTATATGATAAACAAATTGATGTAATCTTGGAAAAGACTTCAACTAAATATATTTTAGGTGTTATTAGTGTGGGTGAGATAGCTAATAAAGGTAAGAGTTATATTAATTTTTTAAATAAAAGTTGTGTTATGGGTGGGTTATGTCTTTAG
- a CDS encoding RidA family protein, which translates to MKEIISTPKAPAAIGPYNQGTSFEKLVFLSGQIPLNPETMEVVEGGIKEQTVKVMENLAEVLKEANSSFDNVLKTTCYLSDMDNFVAFNEVYAEYFKAETAPARATVAVKTLPKNVLVEVDVIAYKN; encoded by the coding sequence ATGAAAGAAATTATATCAACACCAAAAGCTCCAGCAGCAATTGGACCATACAACCAAGGTACATCATTTGAAAAATTAGTATTTTTATCAGGACAAATTCCATTGAATCCAGAAACAATGGAAGTAGTAGAAGGTGGAATCAAAGAGCAAACTGTAAAAGTTATGGAAAACCTTGCAGAAGTATTAAAAGAAGCAAACTCATCTTTTGATAATGTTTTAAAAACAACTTGTTATTTATCAGATATGGATAATTTTGTTGCATTTAATGAAGTTTATGCAGAGTATTTTAAAGCTGAAACAGCTCCAGCAAGAGCAACTGTAGCTGTAAAAACACTTCCTAAAAATGTTTTAGTTGAAGTTGATGTAATCGCATATAAAAACTAA
- a CDS encoding NUDIX domain-containing protein, protein MVEEIAGFKTILDPYNGITIEYKDLPNSFNKFDENLDILIEKTKDTRNLIWIYINIEKSDFISSATKKGFFFHSCGEDYILLVKRLKENAIVPTAANHTLGVGVVAINEKNELLVIKERISRIGYKIPGGHIDDKEMITTAACREVFEETGIKVEFKSVISLGHFYPHQFHKSNLYVLCLAKPLTHEINIKDTQEIEDAKWVDVDEYLNDENVLDYSKAIVKAALKEEGFIRANQETLTHIKRDFELFFPRD, encoded by the coding sequence ATGGTAGAAGAGATAGCAGGGTTTAAAACTATATTAGACCCATACAATGGAATAACAATAGAGTATAAAGACTTACCTAATAGTTTTAATAAGTTTGATGAAAATTTAGATATTTTAATTGAAAAGACAAAAGATACAAGAAATCTAATTTGGATTTATATAAATATAGAAAAATCAGATTTTATATCAAGTGCCACAAAAAAAGGGTTCTTTTTTCACTCATGTGGGGAAGATTATATATTACTAGTAAAAAGACTAAAAGAGAATGCAATAGTTCCAACAGCTGCAAATCATACTTTAGGAGTAGGGGTTGTTGCAATAAATGAAAAAAATGAATTACTTGTTATAAAAGAAAGAATCTCAAGAATTGGTTATAAAATACCAGGTGGTCATATAGATGATAAAGAGATGATAACTACAGCAGCTTGCAGAGAAGTATTTGAAGAAACAGGTATAAAAGTTGAGTTTAAATCAGTTATCTCTTTAGGGCATTTTTATCCTCACCAATTTCATAAATCAAATCTATATGTTTTATGTTTGGCAAAACCTCTAACTCATGAGATAAATATAAAAGATACCCAAGAGATAGAAGATGCCAAATGGGTAGATGTAGATGAATACTTAAATGATGAGAATGTACTTGATTATTCTAAAGCTATTGTAAAAGCTGCATTAAAAGAAGAAGGCTTTATAAGAGCAAACCAAGAAACTTTAACTCACATAAAAAGAGATTTTGAGCTGTTTTTCCCAAGAGATTAA
- a CDS encoding LysE/ArgO family amino acid transporter: MEFDTLLRGFVITITLIVAIGAQNAYILKLGLLRQHVLKAALFCIFSDIFLISAGVFGLGYFIKGEQLFINGIAIFGIAFLCFYAFTSFKSALKNESLKIDDQIKTNPIKQVITLLFVFTYLNPHTYLDTVLLIGGIGANIEEGLKIFFIIGCALASSVWFLSLGFGARLLIPLFKKPITWKVLDISIGFLMLYIAYSLKDLIVL, translated from the coding sequence ATGGAGTTTGACACTCTTCTAAGAGGCTTTGTTATTACAATCACATTGATTGTAGCAATAGGAGCTCAAAACGCTTATATTTTAAAACTTGGGCTTTTAAGACAACATGTTTTAAAAGCTGCTTTATTTTGTATCTTTTCAGATATATTTTTAATTAGTGCTGGGGTATTTGGTCTTGGATACTTTATAAAAGGTGAGCAACTTTTTATAAATGGTATTGCAATATTTGGAATAGCTTTTTTATGTTTTTATGCCTTTACTTCTTTTAAATCAGCATTAAAAAATGAATCATTGAAAATAGATGATCAAATAAAAACAAATCCAATAAAACAAGTGATAACTTTACTTTTTGTATTTACTTATCTAAATCCTCATACTTATTTAGATACAGTACTTTTAATAGGTGGAATTGGTGCAAATATTGAAGAGGGTCTAAAAATATTTTTTATAATAGGTTGTGCTTTAGCTTCATCTGTTTGGTTTTTATCTTTAGGGTTTGGAGCTAGACTTCTAATCCCTTTATTTAAAAAGCCAATTACATGGAAAGTTTTAGATATATCAATAGGGTTTTTAATGCTTTATATAGCATATTCATTAAAAGATTTAATAGTTTTATAA
- a CDS encoding MarC family protein, producing the protein MELFQNFLQQTITLFAIMDPIGVSAIALSLLSPNITKSQISIIAKKTTTTILVAFFVVLITGDLVLKLFGIHEDSLKVMGGLILLLMAISMVTGSAMKSKKEEDESNKNDEELAIIPIGIPIAFGTGLFTTIIIFKNQVENSVEVFSLVISFCINALIFYLVLKNSIYIKKYLGLTGQNIITKLMGLIVGALAVQFIISGVVHLSQSYL; encoded by the coding sequence TTGGAACTTTTTCAAAATTTTCTACAGCAAACAATCACTTTGTTTGCAATTATGGATCCAATAGGGGTGAGTGCAATTGCACTCTCTTTATTGAGCCCTAATATTACAAAATCTCAAATCTCAATTATTGCTAAAAAAACTACTACTACAATATTGGTTGCTTTTTTTGTTGTTTTAATTACGGGAGATTTAGTTTTAAAGCTTTTTGGTATACATGAAGACTCATTAAAAGTAATGGGTGGTTTAATTCTTCTTTTGATGGCAATATCAATGGTAACTGGTAGTGCAATGAAAAGTAAAAAAGAGGAAGATGAAAGTAATAAAAATGATGAAGAACTGGCAATTATTCCAATAGGAATCCCAATTGCTTTTGGTACTGGTCTTTTTACTACAATTATTATTTTTAAAAATCAAGTTGAAAACAGTGTTGAAGTTTTTTCTTTGGTAATATCTTTTTGTATTAATGCACTGATTTTTTACCTTGTTTTAAAAAACTCAATCTATATAAAAAAATATTTAGGTCTTACTGGACAAAATATTATTACAAAACTTATGGGACTTATTGTTGGTGCCCTTGCTGTACAGTTTATAATCTCAGGTGTAGTGCATCTTTCACAAAGCTATTTGTAA